A part of Ursus arctos isolate Adak ecotype North America chromosome X, UrsArc2.0, whole genome shotgun sequence genomic DNA contains:
- the STARD8 gene encoding stAR-related lipid transfer protein 8 isoform X2, which produces MPLLDVFWACFRKVKCFPLLQRRKNTEVEAKRACKWLRATGFPQYAQLFEEGLFPLDIGSVKKNHGFLDEDSLGALCRRLMTLNNCASMKLEVHFQSKQNEDSEEEEQCTISNHWAFQQESKCWSRGDSSDLLAPPSPGLPGTSSCESVLTELSATSLPAITVSLSPEPTDLPSPCRVPSPSDQPLLSPTQGQEGSRDKAKKHRSRSFLKHLDSLRRKEKGGGQQAEAERGPATLEKATKASSFCSRRGFLSAGFYRAKNRGATSASDSSTATQRAWEAWPVTMFRHPQRAHQGDCLVHVPRDHKPGTFPRSLSIESLFPEDGHRLADWQPGRPRGYEGRRGSCGSTGSHASIYDNMPELYPAEPVLAGTEAEEEEGGGSYAHLDDILQHVWGLQQRVELWSQAIYPDLRTRDKEEEEEEEEEEEVPSSVDIATVEVEGQAEALAQMEAPARRGSSALGQADVQPVVPAQGQDQAQAEPLAQAQEQDKAEAPGPAQDHGQEANSGGEPTSASSLSVEEGHSIADTVASSSELDSSGNSMNEAEAAGSLAGLQASAPRERRDSGVGASLTRPCRKLRWHSFQNSHRPSLNSESLEINRQFAGQIHLLHKGSLLRLTAFMEKYTVPHKPGWVWSVPKFMKRNKTPDYRGQHVFGVPPLIHVQRTGQPLPQSIQQAMRYLRSQCLDQVGIFRKSGVKSRIQNLRQLNESSPDNVSYEGQSAYDVADLLKQYFRDLPEPIFTSKLTTTFLQIYQLLPKDQWLAAAQAATLLLPDENREVLQTLLYFLSDIASAEENQMTAGNLAVCLAPSIFHLNVSKKDSPSPRIRSKRSLVGRPGPRDLSENMAATQGLSHMISDCKKLFQVPQDMVLQLCGSYSAAELSPPGPALAELRQAQAAGISLSLYMEESVQELLRDAAERFKGWMSMPGPQHTELACRKAPDGHPLRVWKASTEVAAPPAVVLHRVLRERALWDEDLLRAQVLEALMPGVELYHYVTDSMAPHPCRDFVVLRMWRSDLPRGGCLLVSQSLDPEQPVPESGVRAMMLTSQYLMEPCGLGRSRLTHICRADLRGRSPDWYNKVFGHLCAMEVAKIRDSFPTLQAAGPETKL; this is translated from the exons AAGGTCTGTTTCCCCTGGATATTGGATCTGTGAAGAAGAACCACGGTTTTCTGGACGAGGACTCTTTGGGGGCCCTGTGCAG GAGGCTGATGACCTTGAACAATTGTGCCTCGATGAAACTGGAAGTTCACTTTCAAAGCAAGCAG AATGAAGactcagaagaagaagagcagTGTACCATCAGCAACCACTGGGCTTTCCAGCAAGAAAGTAAATGCTGGTCTCGCGGGGACTCCTCTGACCTGCTGGCCCCCCCGAGTCCTGGCCTGCCGGGGACCTCCAGCTGTGAGAGCGTCCTCACGGAGCTCAGTGCCACTTCCCTGCCAGCCATCACCGTGAGCCTATCACCAGAACCAACAGACCTGCCCTCGCCCTGCCGTGTCCCCAGCCCGAGTGACCAGCCCCTCCTTAGCCCCACCCAGGGCCAAGAGGGTTCCCGGGACAAAGCCAAGAAGCACCGTTCTCGTAGCTTCCTTAAGCACCTCGATTCTCTGAGGCGGAAGGAAAAGGGTGGCGGTCAGCAAGCAGAGGCTGAACGTGGCCCAGCCACCTTAGAGAAGGCCACCAAAGCCTCCTCTTTCTGCAGTCGCCGTGGCTTCCTGTCAGCTGGATTCTACAGGGCCAAGAACAGGGGGGCCACCTCAGCCAGTGACAGCAGCACTGCGACTCAGAGGGCCTGGGAGGCCTGGCCTGTGACCATGTTTCGGCATCCGCAGCGGGCGCACCAGGGTGACTGCCTCGTGCATGTGCCCAGGGACCACAAACCAGGCACATTCCCTCGCTCCCTGTCCATTGAAAGCCTGTTTCCTGAGGACGGACACCGCTTGGCCGATTGGCAGCCAGGTAGGCCCCGGGGCTATGAAGGGCGCCGGGGCTCCTGTGGCTCCACGGGCAGCCATGCCAGCATCTATGACAACATGCCTGAGCTGTACCCAGCGGAGCCCGTACTGGCTGGCACTGAAGCTGAAGAGGAGGAGGGCGGGGGCAGCTATGCCCACCTAGACGACATTCTCCAGCACGTGTGGGGGCTGCAGCAACGGGTAGAGCTCTGGTCTCAGGCCATCTACCCAGACCTGCGGACTAGAgataaggaagaggaagaggaggaagaagaagaggaggaggtccCTTCATCAGTAGACATAGCCACAGTTGAGGTCGAAGGGCAGGCTGAGGCTCTGGCCCAGATGGAAGCTCCGGCCCGCAGAGGGTCCTCAGCCCTGGGCCAGGCTGATGTTCAGCCAGTTGTCCCAGCTCAGGGTCAGGATCAGGCTCAGGCTGAGCCCCTGGCCCAGGCCCAGGAACAGGACAAGGCTGAGGCCCCGGGCCCAGCCCAAGATCATGGGCAGGAGGCGAATTCAGGTGGGGAAcccacctctgcctccagccTGTCTGTGGAAGAAGGACACTCCATTGCTGACACGGTGGCCTCCTCCAGTGAACTGGACAGTAGTGGAAACTCCATGAACGAGGCAGAGGCCGCAGGCTCACTGGCTGGACTTCAGGCATCAGCACCACGTGAACGACGAGATTCAGGCGTTGGGGCCTCACTTACCAGGCCCTGCAG GAAGCTCCGTTGGCACAGCTTCCAGAACTCCCACCGGCCCAGCCTCAACTCGGAGTCCCTGGAGATCAATCGGCAGTTTGCCGGCCAGATCCACCTCCTGCACAAGGGCTCGCTGCTGCGGCTCACCGCCTTCATGGAGAAGTACACGGTGCCCCACAAGCCAGGATGGGTCTG GTCAGTGCCCAAGTTCATGAAAAGGAATAAGACCCCAGACTACCGGGGCCAGCACGTGTTTGGGGTGCCACCCCTCATCCACGTGCAGCGCACAGGCCAGCCGCTGCCACAGAGCATTCAGCAAGCCATGCGCTACTTGCGCAGCCAGTGCCTGGACCAG GTGGGCATCTTCCGCAAGTCGGGGGTGAAGTCCAGGATCCAGAACCTGCGCCAACTGAATGAGAGCTCCCCGGACAATGTTTCCTACGAGGGCCAGTCGGCCTACGATGTGGCCGACTTGCTGAAGCAGTACTTCCGGGACCTGCCGGAGCCTATCTTCACCAGCAAGCTCACCACCACTTTCCTGCAGATCTACCAAC TCCTCCCCAAGGATCAGTGGTTGGCGGCAGCGCAGGCCGCCACCTTGCTGCTCCCCGATGAGAACCGAGAGGTCCTGCAGACCCTGCTCTATTTCCTAAGTGACATTGCCTCTGCTGAAGAAAACCAGATGACAGCCGGCAACCTAGCAGTGTGCCTGGCACCTTCTATCTTCCATCTCAACGTCTCCAAGAAGGATAGCCCCTCACCCAG gatCAGGAGCAAACGCAGTCTGGTTGGCCGGCCGGGCCCTAGGGACCTGAGTGAGAACATGGCTGCCACCCAGGGCCTATCACACATGATCAGTGACTGCAAGAAACTTTTCCAG GTCCCCCAGGACATGGTGCTGCAACTGTGTGGCTCCTACAGCGCAGCTGAGCTCAGCCCTCCCGGCCCAGCCCTGGCTGAGCTGCGGCAGGCCCAAGCCGCCGGCATCAGCCTGAGCCTCTACATGGAAGAGAGTGTCCAGGAGCTGCTCCGGGATGCTGCCGAGCGCTTCAAGGGCTGGATGAGTATGCCGGGGCCCCAGCACACGGAGCTGGCTTGCAGGAAG GCACCAGACGGGCACCCCCTGCGTGTGTGGAAGGCATCCACCGAGGTGGCGGCCCCTCCAGCCGTGGTGCTACACCGTGTTCTGCGGGAGAGGGCCCTCTGGGACGAGGACCTGCTGCGGGCCCAGGTGTTGGAAGCCTTGATGCCGGGTGTGGAGCTGTACCACTATGTCACTGACAGCATGGCGCCCCATCCCTGCCGCGACTTTGTGGTGCTCCG GATGTGGCGCTCCGACCTGCCCCGTGGCGGCTGCCTGCTAGTGTCCCAGTCCCTGGATCCTGAGCAACCCGTGCCAGAGTCCGGGGTGCGGGCCATGATGCTCACTTCCCAGTACCTCATGGAGCCCTGCGGCCTGGGCCGCTCCCGGCTCACTCACATCTGCCGCGCGGATCTCAG GGGCCGTTCTCCTGACTGGTACAACAAAGTCTTCGGGCACCTGTGTGCCATGGAAGTGGCAAAGATCCGGGACTCCTTCCCCACCCTGCAGGCAGCTGGCCCTGAGACCAAGTTGTGA
- the STARD8 gene encoding stAR-related lipid transfer protein 8 isoform X1, with translation MAEAAGWGPALRLPKPRTWVPWKPQGVKGARWDPPRWKPEVEAKRACKWLRATGFPQYAQLFEEGLFPLDIGSVKKNHGFLDEDSLGALCRRLMTLNNCASMKLEVHFQSKQNEDSEEEEQCTISNHWAFQQESKCWSRGDSSDLLAPPSPGLPGTSSCESVLTELSATSLPAITVSLSPEPTDLPSPCRVPSPSDQPLLSPTQGQEGSRDKAKKHRSRSFLKHLDSLRRKEKGGGQQAEAERGPATLEKATKASSFCSRRGFLSAGFYRAKNRGATSASDSSTATQRAWEAWPVTMFRHPQRAHQGDCLVHVPRDHKPGTFPRSLSIESLFPEDGHRLADWQPGRPRGYEGRRGSCGSTGSHASIYDNMPELYPAEPVLAGTEAEEEEGGGSYAHLDDILQHVWGLQQRVELWSQAIYPDLRTRDKEEEEEEEEEEEVPSSVDIATVEVEGQAEALAQMEAPARRGSSALGQADVQPVVPAQGQDQAQAEPLAQAQEQDKAEAPGPAQDHGQEANSGGEPTSASSLSVEEGHSIADTVASSSELDSSGNSMNEAEAAGSLAGLQASAPRERRDSGVGASLTRPCRKLRWHSFQNSHRPSLNSESLEINRQFAGQIHLLHKGSLLRLTAFMEKYTVPHKPGWVWSVPKFMKRNKTPDYRGQHVFGVPPLIHVQRTGQPLPQSIQQAMRYLRSQCLDQVGIFRKSGVKSRIQNLRQLNESSPDNVSYEGQSAYDVADLLKQYFRDLPEPIFTSKLTTTFLQIYQLLPKDQWLAAAQAATLLLPDENREVLQTLLYFLSDIASAEENQMTAGNLAVCLAPSIFHLNVSKKDSPSPRIRSKRSLVGRPGPRDLSENMAATQGLSHMISDCKKLFQVPQDMVLQLCGSYSAAELSPPGPALAELRQAQAAGISLSLYMEESVQELLRDAAERFKGWMSMPGPQHTELACRKAPDGHPLRVWKASTEVAAPPAVVLHRVLRERALWDEDLLRAQVLEALMPGVELYHYVTDSMAPHPCRDFVVLRMWRSDLPRGGCLLVSQSLDPEQPVPESGVRAMMLTSQYLMEPCGLGRSRLTHICRADLRGRSPDWYNKVFGHLCAMEVAKIRDSFPTLQAAGPETKL, from the exons AAGGTCTGTTTCCCCTGGATATTGGATCTGTGAAGAAGAACCACGGTTTTCTGGACGAGGACTCTTTGGGGGCCCTGTGCAG GAGGCTGATGACCTTGAACAATTGTGCCTCGATGAAACTGGAAGTTCACTTTCAAAGCAAGCAG AATGAAGactcagaagaagaagagcagTGTACCATCAGCAACCACTGGGCTTTCCAGCAAGAAAGTAAATGCTGGTCTCGCGGGGACTCCTCTGACCTGCTGGCCCCCCCGAGTCCTGGCCTGCCGGGGACCTCCAGCTGTGAGAGCGTCCTCACGGAGCTCAGTGCCACTTCCCTGCCAGCCATCACCGTGAGCCTATCACCAGAACCAACAGACCTGCCCTCGCCCTGCCGTGTCCCCAGCCCGAGTGACCAGCCCCTCCTTAGCCCCACCCAGGGCCAAGAGGGTTCCCGGGACAAAGCCAAGAAGCACCGTTCTCGTAGCTTCCTTAAGCACCTCGATTCTCTGAGGCGGAAGGAAAAGGGTGGCGGTCAGCAAGCAGAGGCTGAACGTGGCCCAGCCACCTTAGAGAAGGCCACCAAAGCCTCCTCTTTCTGCAGTCGCCGTGGCTTCCTGTCAGCTGGATTCTACAGGGCCAAGAACAGGGGGGCCACCTCAGCCAGTGACAGCAGCACTGCGACTCAGAGGGCCTGGGAGGCCTGGCCTGTGACCATGTTTCGGCATCCGCAGCGGGCGCACCAGGGTGACTGCCTCGTGCATGTGCCCAGGGACCACAAACCAGGCACATTCCCTCGCTCCCTGTCCATTGAAAGCCTGTTTCCTGAGGACGGACACCGCTTGGCCGATTGGCAGCCAGGTAGGCCCCGGGGCTATGAAGGGCGCCGGGGCTCCTGTGGCTCCACGGGCAGCCATGCCAGCATCTATGACAACATGCCTGAGCTGTACCCAGCGGAGCCCGTACTGGCTGGCACTGAAGCTGAAGAGGAGGAGGGCGGGGGCAGCTATGCCCACCTAGACGACATTCTCCAGCACGTGTGGGGGCTGCAGCAACGGGTAGAGCTCTGGTCTCAGGCCATCTACCCAGACCTGCGGACTAGAgataaggaagaggaagaggaggaagaagaagaggaggaggtccCTTCATCAGTAGACATAGCCACAGTTGAGGTCGAAGGGCAGGCTGAGGCTCTGGCCCAGATGGAAGCTCCGGCCCGCAGAGGGTCCTCAGCCCTGGGCCAGGCTGATGTTCAGCCAGTTGTCCCAGCTCAGGGTCAGGATCAGGCTCAGGCTGAGCCCCTGGCCCAGGCCCAGGAACAGGACAAGGCTGAGGCCCCGGGCCCAGCCCAAGATCATGGGCAGGAGGCGAATTCAGGTGGGGAAcccacctctgcctccagccTGTCTGTGGAAGAAGGACACTCCATTGCTGACACGGTGGCCTCCTCCAGTGAACTGGACAGTAGTGGAAACTCCATGAACGAGGCAGAGGCCGCAGGCTCACTGGCTGGACTTCAGGCATCAGCACCACGTGAACGACGAGATTCAGGCGTTGGGGCCTCACTTACCAGGCCCTGCAG GAAGCTCCGTTGGCACAGCTTCCAGAACTCCCACCGGCCCAGCCTCAACTCGGAGTCCCTGGAGATCAATCGGCAGTTTGCCGGCCAGATCCACCTCCTGCACAAGGGCTCGCTGCTGCGGCTCACCGCCTTCATGGAGAAGTACACGGTGCCCCACAAGCCAGGATGGGTCTG GTCAGTGCCCAAGTTCATGAAAAGGAATAAGACCCCAGACTACCGGGGCCAGCACGTGTTTGGGGTGCCACCCCTCATCCACGTGCAGCGCACAGGCCAGCCGCTGCCACAGAGCATTCAGCAAGCCATGCGCTACTTGCGCAGCCAGTGCCTGGACCAG GTGGGCATCTTCCGCAAGTCGGGGGTGAAGTCCAGGATCCAGAACCTGCGCCAACTGAATGAGAGCTCCCCGGACAATGTTTCCTACGAGGGCCAGTCGGCCTACGATGTGGCCGACTTGCTGAAGCAGTACTTCCGGGACCTGCCGGAGCCTATCTTCACCAGCAAGCTCACCACCACTTTCCTGCAGATCTACCAAC TCCTCCCCAAGGATCAGTGGTTGGCGGCAGCGCAGGCCGCCACCTTGCTGCTCCCCGATGAGAACCGAGAGGTCCTGCAGACCCTGCTCTATTTCCTAAGTGACATTGCCTCTGCTGAAGAAAACCAGATGACAGCCGGCAACCTAGCAGTGTGCCTGGCACCTTCTATCTTCCATCTCAACGTCTCCAAGAAGGATAGCCCCTCACCCAG gatCAGGAGCAAACGCAGTCTGGTTGGCCGGCCGGGCCCTAGGGACCTGAGTGAGAACATGGCTGCCACCCAGGGCCTATCACACATGATCAGTGACTGCAAGAAACTTTTCCAG GTCCCCCAGGACATGGTGCTGCAACTGTGTGGCTCCTACAGCGCAGCTGAGCTCAGCCCTCCCGGCCCAGCCCTGGCTGAGCTGCGGCAGGCCCAAGCCGCCGGCATCAGCCTGAGCCTCTACATGGAAGAGAGTGTCCAGGAGCTGCTCCGGGATGCTGCCGAGCGCTTCAAGGGCTGGATGAGTATGCCGGGGCCCCAGCACACGGAGCTGGCTTGCAGGAAG GCACCAGACGGGCACCCCCTGCGTGTGTGGAAGGCATCCACCGAGGTGGCGGCCCCTCCAGCCGTGGTGCTACACCGTGTTCTGCGGGAGAGGGCCCTCTGGGACGAGGACCTGCTGCGGGCCCAGGTGTTGGAAGCCTTGATGCCGGGTGTGGAGCTGTACCACTATGTCACTGACAGCATGGCGCCCCATCCCTGCCGCGACTTTGTGGTGCTCCG GATGTGGCGCTCCGACCTGCCCCGTGGCGGCTGCCTGCTAGTGTCCCAGTCCCTGGATCCTGAGCAACCCGTGCCAGAGTCCGGGGTGCGGGCCATGATGCTCACTTCCCAGTACCTCATGGAGCCCTGCGGCCTGGGCCGCTCCCGGCTCACTCACATCTGCCGCGCGGATCTCAG GGGCCGTTCTCCTGACTGGTACAACAAAGTCTTCGGGCACCTGTGTGCCATGGAAGTGGCAAAGATCCGGGACTCCTTCCCCACCCTGCAGGCAGCTGGCCCTGAGACCAAGTTGTGA
- the STARD8 gene encoding stAR-related lipid transfer protein 8 isoform X3 — MTLNNCASMKLEVHFQSKQNEDSEEEEQCTISNHWAFQQESKCWSRGDSSDLLAPPSPGLPGTSSCESVLTELSATSLPAITVSLSPEPTDLPSPCRVPSPSDQPLLSPTQGQEGSRDKAKKHRSRSFLKHLDSLRRKEKGGGQQAEAERGPATLEKATKASSFCSRRGFLSAGFYRAKNRGATSASDSSTATQRAWEAWPVTMFRHPQRAHQGDCLVHVPRDHKPGTFPRSLSIESLFPEDGHRLADWQPGRPRGYEGRRGSCGSTGSHASIYDNMPELYPAEPVLAGTEAEEEEGGGSYAHLDDILQHVWGLQQRVELWSQAIYPDLRTRDKEEEEEEEEEEEVPSSVDIATVEVEGQAEALAQMEAPARRGSSALGQADVQPVVPAQGQDQAQAEPLAQAQEQDKAEAPGPAQDHGQEANSGGEPTSASSLSVEEGHSIADTVASSSELDSSGNSMNEAEAAGSLAGLQASAPRERRDSGVGASLTRPCRKLRWHSFQNSHRPSLNSESLEINRQFAGQIHLLHKGSLLRLTAFMEKYTVPHKPGWVWSVPKFMKRNKTPDYRGQHVFGVPPLIHVQRTGQPLPQSIQQAMRYLRSQCLDQVGIFRKSGVKSRIQNLRQLNESSPDNVSYEGQSAYDVADLLKQYFRDLPEPIFTSKLTTTFLQIYQLLPKDQWLAAAQAATLLLPDENREVLQTLLYFLSDIASAEENQMTAGNLAVCLAPSIFHLNVSKKDSPSPRIRSKRSLVGRPGPRDLSENMAATQGLSHMISDCKKLFQVPQDMVLQLCGSYSAAELSPPGPALAELRQAQAAGISLSLYMEESVQELLRDAAERFKGWMSMPGPQHTELACRKAPDGHPLRVWKASTEVAAPPAVVLHRVLRERALWDEDLLRAQVLEALMPGVELYHYVTDSMAPHPCRDFVVLRMWRSDLPRGGCLLVSQSLDPEQPVPESGVRAMMLTSQYLMEPCGLGRSRLTHICRADLRGRSPDWYNKVFGHLCAMEVAKIRDSFPTLQAAGPETKL; from the exons ATGACCTTGAACAATTGTGCCTCGATGAAACTGGAAGTTCACTTTCAAAGCAAGCAG AATGAAGactcagaagaagaagagcagTGTACCATCAGCAACCACTGGGCTTTCCAGCAAGAAAGTAAATGCTGGTCTCGCGGGGACTCCTCTGACCTGCTGGCCCCCCCGAGTCCTGGCCTGCCGGGGACCTCCAGCTGTGAGAGCGTCCTCACGGAGCTCAGTGCCACTTCCCTGCCAGCCATCACCGTGAGCCTATCACCAGAACCAACAGACCTGCCCTCGCCCTGCCGTGTCCCCAGCCCGAGTGACCAGCCCCTCCTTAGCCCCACCCAGGGCCAAGAGGGTTCCCGGGACAAAGCCAAGAAGCACCGTTCTCGTAGCTTCCTTAAGCACCTCGATTCTCTGAGGCGGAAGGAAAAGGGTGGCGGTCAGCAAGCAGAGGCTGAACGTGGCCCAGCCACCTTAGAGAAGGCCACCAAAGCCTCCTCTTTCTGCAGTCGCCGTGGCTTCCTGTCAGCTGGATTCTACAGGGCCAAGAACAGGGGGGCCACCTCAGCCAGTGACAGCAGCACTGCGACTCAGAGGGCCTGGGAGGCCTGGCCTGTGACCATGTTTCGGCATCCGCAGCGGGCGCACCAGGGTGACTGCCTCGTGCATGTGCCCAGGGACCACAAACCAGGCACATTCCCTCGCTCCCTGTCCATTGAAAGCCTGTTTCCTGAGGACGGACACCGCTTGGCCGATTGGCAGCCAGGTAGGCCCCGGGGCTATGAAGGGCGCCGGGGCTCCTGTGGCTCCACGGGCAGCCATGCCAGCATCTATGACAACATGCCTGAGCTGTACCCAGCGGAGCCCGTACTGGCTGGCACTGAAGCTGAAGAGGAGGAGGGCGGGGGCAGCTATGCCCACCTAGACGACATTCTCCAGCACGTGTGGGGGCTGCAGCAACGGGTAGAGCTCTGGTCTCAGGCCATCTACCCAGACCTGCGGACTAGAgataaggaagaggaagaggaggaagaagaagaggaggaggtccCTTCATCAGTAGACATAGCCACAGTTGAGGTCGAAGGGCAGGCTGAGGCTCTGGCCCAGATGGAAGCTCCGGCCCGCAGAGGGTCCTCAGCCCTGGGCCAGGCTGATGTTCAGCCAGTTGTCCCAGCTCAGGGTCAGGATCAGGCTCAGGCTGAGCCCCTGGCCCAGGCCCAGGAACAGGACAAGGCTGAGGCCCCGGGCCCAGCCCAAGATCATGGGCAGGAGGCGAATTCAGGTGGGGAAcccacctctgcctccagccTGTCTGTGGAAGAAGGACACTCCATTGCTGACACGGTGGCCTCCTCCAGTGAACTGGACAGTAGTGGAAACTCCATGAACGAGGCAGAGGCCGCAGGCTCACTGGCTGGACTTCAGGCATCAGCACCACGTGAACGACGAGATTCAGGCGTTGGGGCCTCACTTACCAGGCCCTGCAG GAAGCTCCGTTGGCACAGCTTCCAGAACTCCCACCGGCCCAGCCTCAACTCGGAGTCCCTGGAGATCAATCGGCAGTTTGCCGGCCAGATCCACCTCCTGCACAAGGGCTCGCTGCTGCGGCTCACCGCCTTCATGGAGAAGTACACGGTGCCCCACAAGCCAGGATGGGTCTG GTCAGTGCCCAAGTTCATGAAAAGGAATAAGACCCCAGACTACCGGGGCCAGCACGTGTTTGGGGTGCCACCCCTCATCCACGTGCAGCGCACAGGCCAGCCGCTGCCACAGAGCATTCAGCAAGCCATGCGCTACTTGCGCAGCCAGTGCCTGGACCAG GTGGGCATCTTCCGCAAGTCGGGGGTGAAGTCCAGGATCCAGAACCTGCGCCAACTGAATGAGAGCTCCCCGGACAATGTTTCCTACGAGGGCCAGTCGGCCTACGATGTGGCCGACTTGCTGAAGCAGTACTTCCGGGACCTGCCGGAGCCTATCTTCACCAGCAAGCTCACCACCACTTTCCTGCAGATCTACCAAC TCCTCCCCAAGGATCAGTGGTTGGCGGCAGCGCAGGCCGCCACCTTGCTGCTCCCCGATGAGAACCGAGAGGTCCTGCAGACCCTGCTCTATTTCCTAAGTGACATTGCCTCTGCTGAAGAAAACCAGATGACAGCCGGCAACCTAGCAGTGTGCCTGGCACCTTCTATCTTCCATCTCAACGTCTCCAAGAAGGATAGCCCCTCACCCAG gatCAGGAGCAAACGCAGTCTGGTTGGCCGGCCGGGCCCTAGGGACCTGAGTGAGAACATGGCTGCCACCCAGGGCCTATCACACATGATCAGTGACTGCAAGAAACTTTTCCAG GTCCCCCAGGACATGGTGCTGCAACTGTGTGGCTCCTACAGCGCAGCTGAGCTCAGCCCTCCCGGCCCAGCCCTGGCTGAGCTGCGGCAGGCCCAAGCCGCCGGCATCAGCCTGAGCCTCTACATGGAAGAGAGTGTCCAGGAGCTGCTCCGGGATGCTGCCGAGCGCTTCAAGGGCTGGATGAGTATGCCGGGGCCCCAGCACACGGAGCTGGCTTGCAGGAAG GCACCAGACGGGCACCCCCTGCGTGTGTGGAAGGCATCCACCGAGGTGGCGGCCCCTCCAGCCGTGGTGCTACACCGTGTTCTGCGGGAGAGGGCCCTCTGGGACGAGGACCTGCTGCGGGCCCAGGTGTTGGAAGCCTTGATGCCGGGTGTGGAGCTGTACCACTATGTCACTGACAGCATGGCGCCCCATCCCTGCCGCGACTTTGTGGTGCTCCG GATGTGGCGCTCCGACCTGCCCCGTGGCGGCTGCCTGCTAGTGTCCCAGTCCCTGGATCCTGAGCAACCCGTGCCAGAGTCCGGGGTGCGGGCCATGATGCTCACTTCCCAGTACCTCATGGAGCCCTGCGGCCTGGGCCGCTCCCGGCTCACTCACATCTGCCGCGCGGATCTCAG GGGCCGTTCTCCTGACTGGTACAACAAAGTCTTCGGGCACCTGTGTGCCATGGAAGTGGCAAAGATCCGGGACTCCTTCCCCACCCTGCAGGCAGCTGGCCCTGAGACCAAGTTGTGA